CTCAAAAAGTCACGCTTGAAATTGTCATGCGCGCCATTAACTTGGCTGACTTACATGGTAAGCCTCAATCAGACATTATGACCTCAAAACTTCGAGAACTCTTCTTTATCAGCACTAGCTTCTCGAGAACACCTGATCTAAAACATTTGCATTTTCAACGATGCACATTCCTGAACCCACAGGCCGAATTCCGTTGTTTGTTTACGGGGCGACATATTGTAGGGCGGTCGTGATAGTGATGTAAGATGGGAACTGTTGCAagtgttgacgttgacgttgaacTTTGAAAGGACCCAAACTCCAGGTTGGAAATTACCCGCTAACTAAactaataaactttaacaaCTCACCCGCTAACAATTTTCAGCTCTGCATgactttctcttccttggttGAAGCGATCACAAGGCGGCCTCTAAAAGCGGAGGTTCGATAATCCGAAGCCTCTAGAACAGAGACTCAGGGTCTAGATGTCAGAGTCCAGGGGTCATCGAGCGACTAAAACAAGCTTGCTTTGCACTACGTCATAGGGTCATATCAGTGAATCACGACAATTTCCTAGGGAGAAATTAGACTCTGTTAAGTTTTAGGTCGATCTCTCGCTTCTTAGGTCGCAGGAATGACGGCAGAGGCTTCCCTTCGCCAGGTACGCTACGTATTAATTAACAGGCGGTCTACCCtacgaacgaacgaacgaacgaacgagTGAGTTTTCGCCAAGCTTGACAATTTTGCACGCCCAGTCAAAGTGACGCTTCAGTGACCAGCTCATTCTATTGACTCAACCTAATCATCCTAATAAACTCGCGATCCTCTTTCCTTTGCATCTGAGTCTGcgatcaatcaatcaatcactgACCCGCTCCTACGATTACCTCTTCTCGTCAATCTTTTCTCGTAATATCCACCCCCTTGCGAGATCCCGTTCGAATCGGCGACACAGACcacagcaaagcaaagcaagcaaAGCGACCATGGGTATCAAGGATCTAGCTATCAGCTATGTGGTGTTTTCCACCATCCACTTGTTCCTATTCGCACTGGCTCTCACCACTATCGGTTTGTATGGTACCGACCTTCACAATGCGAACAAGCAGGGCAAATACTCTGATTCTAAGTGGGTGAGTGACTTGCTCCCTCCCTCCGTTCGTCAACGTGCAAATACACATTGTTACCATGCAATGcaatacagtacagtacagtacagtgcTGACAAAAGTTCAATGCACAGGTCTACGCCGTGGTTGTTGGTAGCATCTCTGCCGTGACATGTGTACTCTACTTTATCCCGTTTGTCCTGCGTGTCGCCGGCTTTGTTGTCGCGGTATGGGACTTTATTCTATTCGTCCTCTGGATCGCCCTCTTTGGCGTCTTTGGCAAGGTGCGTTCCATCATCCGTCAAGTGCTTACTGCAAACGATCGGCGGCATCGTTTGGCTGACATTTGTGAAACCTGCAGATGTACATCAATGAGGACGCCGAGGGTGACGGTGGTGTCAAGCGCATGAAGAACGCGGTCTGGGTCGATCTCGCCAGCGCCCTGCTCTGGCTCATTGCTACCTTGGCGGCCCTGGGCTACTGGTGGAAGCACCGTGACAATCGTTCACGCTTTACTGGCCGCGCTCATGTCTGATGAGACACAAACGGGCGCATCTAGCCCCTATAGAAAGAGACGGACATGTTGAGGATGGTTGCATATGGGATACACAAATGCAACTCGCGACGGAGATATTCGGCAATGGTAATGGAACGGTAGTGGGAAGGGAGGCCTGCAGGTCGGGCTGTTTGAGTGTGTGCGCGCGTGTGTGCGTGCTTTCTGTGTCTGTATGCTGGGATGGGAAtggacgagacgagacgagatgTTGGCACGACTTTGATACCATGGTTTTCTTCTGTGTTTCCttgcttttcctttttcGACAAAGACTGCTTGTTCCTGAAACACTAATATCTGCATCGAACTCAAAATTTATCGCTATCAACTGAATCGAGAATATCACACTTATTAGTGCAACCATCTACGGCAGCCTCCCGTACGGCGTGCAACATGGCTTGTGAGATGGGTGGCTAGATCTGCCAATGGCCGCCGGTATGAGTGAAACTTGGTTAACCAATGGATAGTCAACGGGCAGTCACTGTAGGATCCATGCTGTGAAATGACCACGGACATTGGCATTGGCAACACAAAGCCAAGAACAGTGCAGCTTGCCGAACCACCGTTTACGCCAAGACAGAGTGATATCCGAGATACCCTTTTGTAGTACCCTCAAGAGCGTCGAAATGGCACCACCACGGAGAAGGATGTTGCACCAGTTTGACCAGGACCTAAAgcagaaaagagagagagcaaAGAGGGGCGAGCGTCGATCGTCGATCGTGGACACGCTCGCCTCCAACGCTTCCGACGGGTGATGTGACGATGACGGACTTTTGCTCAGAGGGAGAAGGggtcttttttttcctttctccaAGGGTCCGGCGTTTGACTGGCTGCGTCTCTCGCTCTGACCATTGTGTCTTGACCCTGACCCTTAAGGGGATTAGGATTTTCGACTCACGGGCGAAAGCAAGCGGCGCTTGTGAGCGGGCCAAGCCAGGCTATTTTCTTGCCATGACGTCGATCAGATGCCTGATGGAAGCTCCAAGTGGGGGCCGCTTCTAAAAGCCCGTTTGTTTTTGGTGCAAGGATCTGTTGATGATCTCTTGTCCTCTTTGTTGATATGTACTGGCGGAGAAGTTGGGCagcgttggtggtgatgtgagTGTTGATCGTAGCCTGTAGAGGCGGTAAGTTGAGCGATAAGAAATGCACGTGGGAATATTCTACGACATTTGACACTGAACACGAGCGGTCGAATGCTCAAATGTCTCATTGATaccatctcttttttttagttgatggtggtggttgtgagTGAGCAAGTTGTAGTGATACGAGGGTCTAAGATTGCGAATACCCATAATGGGAATTGTGAGCAAATGCGATCATAAGTTCCTGAATGTAAACCTCGCATGTACACAATACTATGGTACATACTCCATACGCGCAAAATTGTCTCTCCACAAAGAGTGACTGTGACTGTGTCTTCCAAGACttggaaagaagaatatTCGCGGAGTCGGATAAATACACCGTTGATACGGGACGTCATTGACCAAGAACAAACCAAGGAGGGGTCTCGTTTTCAAAGGGTCCCTACAGTAAATCCCAGGGACTAGTTCGTTAGTTTGCTGCGTCCAGGACAGGACGTTGACCGCGAGTTCTAATTCGTCGTCTCTGCAAAGCATCAGAGTCTGGCCGTAGACGGGATGGCACAGCAAACAATAAAACCCAAACGAGACCAAAGCAAAGCTAACGCTGTGCTTGGTTTCTTTGTTTGCGTTGGTGACTTTTGAGTGGCTCACAGGGTCGTCCCGCATGTatttccttggccttctgtACGGTGACGGTGCATGCAACCAGGTACAAATCAAGGGTCACCCCAGCCAGAATGTGCCTCAAAAGTCCTAGCGGGATACCTGCCAAACTCGTGGTTGCATGTCGCATTTCCACAACGGGCACCTTATAGCGGGTTCCAGCATCGGAAACATTGGGAAACCCGCTACAGAGGCAGAGACGGTCACCGTACAGTACGTGTTGGAAGCGATCCACTAAACCTCGCCTTGCCCTggatcttgggcttctctgGCTTCTGGCTCTGCGTCCCGATGTTCCTCGCTTGAGGTACTCGCGAGGTGATTTGTTGGAGCTCCCACTTTTTGGGGGTTGGGAGGCGCTGGAGAGAACCAGGATGGAACGGGAGAGGCAAGATCAATTCTGACATTGGGATCCATtggatccatccatccatggaagaggaagagtgtGTCTAGAGTGTGTCTCGCTTGCGATAACAAAACCGTTTCGGAACCCTTCGATCTTCATTTCTTAGGGAACCCTTCATTTCTCGCCCAAATAGGCATACCCATCACTCATCTTACCTACTGCACTCCtgtgcgttgcgttgcgctTGCTTTGCTTACATACTACAACATTACATCTTGACGCCGCCATCACATTCTTGAGTTacagctacctacctaccttatccaTTCGCCTCACTTCTTTTATCCGTCCTCCGTGGCATTCCGCCCAATACATTCACATTCGAAAAAGTCACTCTATTGTACTCTTATTATCTACTCTTGGCCTCCCGTCATTTGCGACACCGACACGGCCTGCCCCTCATTGTTAATCATCAAACCTCCCCGACTGCCGCCGCCCTCCCGTGAGCTGAGCGCGCATTCATCCATTCCCGTCCACTCGGTCTCCTGGTTCTTCTCAATCCTCCATATAAACCTACTTATGCAGCGGCGTTGGCGCTTGATTCAAGACTCGGGCTGGGTTCTCAGTCAGGCGAATAGCTATTCTCCAAGAGATCAAAGACTCAAACCTCAGACATTGAATCACGACTACAACGACGATATGGCCAGTTTTGCCAGAACCATCAAATCTCCTTATCTTTCACCCCGACTTCGACCTTCCATGCCAGGGCGCTCCATGTCTACGAACTCCGACCAAGCTAGCCAAGCCaaccctcatcctcctcctcctcctcaaagccCACGATCAGGTGAAATTATCGGCGAATTCGACCTGTCTGGACGAAACACCCCCGCGATTCCATC
The window above is part of the Fusarium musae strain F31 chromosome 6, whole genome shotgun sequence genome. Proteins encoded here:
- a CDS encoding hypothetical protein (EggNog:ENOG41); the protein is MASFARTIKSPYLSPRLRPSMPGRSMSTNSDQASQANPHPPPPPQSPRSGEIIGEFDLSGRNTPAIPSRRPNELQDGFFDLDDIEPRTSYFSVV